In Helianthus annuus cultivar XRQ/B chromosome 9, HanXRQr2.0-SUNRISE, whole genome shotgun sequence, the following are encoded in one genomic region:
- the LOC118481827 gene encoding uncharacterized protein LOC118481827 encodes MLDIIARLPPKNVAQCKLVCKEWLDFILDRKFVRAHCHYMRASADQKLLMVGWKTIEVHSLNYKSPGFIVPRGVARPFYAHPSRMFFLASLDGMLCVCLQNTCELVVWNPLTTKFKKLANSNSQGFYKVDRDALGFFVDSSDDYNILHIKRRRGTMTVYIYSMELNSWSTVRFLKHRPYHHYTYLWSPATLCGGGLYFVVTQCRGRSDGLSVIRFDVNSKSFSELCFPNVYDDEVSGSLVNINEELHMYVCIGNYDYRREIIYVSEGVDMSAPISNDSDSISSVPSHETSASTRVECRRGRGRMGRPRLRERLPVVTPDVASSQRCSYVGSSSRSVVRYMRMSNENVQPSPIPSVSDSFAVIRTTQENISSNATTEVGRRRTGQMGRPRLRDRPSDLTSEATSTQRRCNVDRINRGVVHYTSRTNGAAQSSLGSTVSQTSGCLHSNQVEVPSRASVFQDENRYWRCPSYWDIGDANHSCVHCGAMLWYEERTIKSLTPRVPSFSLCCSEGKVCLPFLRHPPQTLGRLLDYNGETRSRVFRENIKLLNAMFAFTSTGGRISTDLNDGRGPYTFRLNGHNHHNIGSLLPMHPDGRPRFAQLYVYDTENEIDNRFYALRNCVSPTSDQVILRTLVNDLLLMLDANNALVQAFRMARERFNDNSMQRLTLRLLGTRNRREGQYSLPTVPEVAALIPGDGNPTDSRDIIIEERGSRSAKRISELHPSFMALQYPLLFPYGEDGFHLNIPLCNISPSSRRQSVSLREYYSYRLQLRRNEGKTLPKSGRLFQTYVVDCYSAILEHEMNWYKQNQNTIRSDLYNGLCDRIADGETSCEAVGRRVILPATFAGGPRHMIQQYQDAMAICRWAGAPDLFITMTCNSKWPEITRHIQATTPGMSASDRPDIVARVFKIKLDELIKDIRKRNIFGHTKAVIYTIEFQKRGLPHSHILLFLQPEDKINTVDNIDKYISAELPSEVEDPIAFAIVRSQMMHGPCGLLNPSSPCMHNGVCSKGYPKNYCEETFIRNDGWPCYKRPNNSRVVKVGSQDIKLDNRYVVPYNRELLVKYGCHINVEWCNQGMLVKYLFTYINKGPDRATVVLEGAQNRTTFASLLHNENEIEEYLNCRYISSIEACWKIFEFEMKYRDVAVERYLFMRKGVIECIFMIMMRLRKLPNVLRLACQNLLNGFVQMKGFRMVVL; translated from the exons ATGTTGGATATAATTGCAAGACTTCCACCAAAAAATGTTGCTCAATGTAAGCTTGTCTGCAAGGAGTGGTTAGATTTCATTTTAGATCGTAAGTTTGTAAGGGCTCATTGTCATTACATGCGTGCATCGGCTGATCAAAAATTGTTGATGGTTGGTTGGAAGACTATCGAAGTACATTCCTTAAATTATAAGTCCCCGGGATTTATTGTACCAAGAGGTGTTGCCCGCCCGTTCTATGCTCATCCTTCTAGAATGTTTTTTTTGGCAAGTTTGGATGGTATGTTGTGTGTTTGTCTGCAAAACACTTGTGAGTTGGTTGTTTGGAATCCATTGACGACTAAGTTCAAGAAGTTGGCAAATTCTAATTCGCAAGGTTTCTACAAAGTTGATAGAGATGCTCTAGGATTTTTTGTTGACTCTTCTGATGATTACAACATTTTACATATTAAACGTAGACGAGGTACAATGACCGTTTATATTTATTCGATGGAGTTGAATTCATGGAGTACTGTACGCTTCCTAAAACACCGTCCGTACCACCATTATACGTACCTTTGGTCGCCAGCAACTTTGTGTGGTGGTGGTTTGTATTTTGTCGTTACCCAATGTCGTGGTCGTTCAGATGGATTGTCGGTTATTCGTTTTGATGTGAATTCAAAGTCGTTTTCTGAATTGTGTTTCCCCAATGTATATGACGATGAAGTTAGTGGAAGTTTAGTTAACATAAACGAGGAGCTTCATATGTATGTTTGTATCGGAAACTATGACTATAGACGAGAAATT ATATATGTATCTGAAGGTGTTGATATGAGTGCACCTATATCAAATGATTCCGATTCAATTTCTTCGGTCCCTTCGCATGAGACGTCAGCATCTACACGTGTTGAATGTCGTAGGGGCCGTGGACGTATGGGCCGTCCTCGATTGCGGGAGCGACTTCCTGTTGTGACGCCTGATGTTGCATCCTCTCAACGGTGTTCTTACG TTGGTAGTTCTAGCAGAAGTGTGGTACGCTATATGCGTATGTCAAATGAAAATGTGCAACCTTCTCCGATCCCTTCAGTTTCGGATTCATTTGCGGTTATACGTACCACTCAGGAAAATATATCTTCTAATGCAACGACTGAAGTAGGGCGTAGACGGACGGGCCAAATGGGTCGTCCTCGATTACGTGATCGCCCTTCTGATTTAACAAGTGAGGCTACAAGTACTCAAAGACGTTGCAATG TTGATCGTATCAACAGAGGTGTTGTGCATTATACCAGTAGAACAAATGGAGCTGCGCAATCTTCATTAGGTTCAACGGTTTCACAAACATCTGGATGTCTACATTCGAATCAAGTTGAAGTACCTTCCCGTGCAAGTGTCTTTCAAGACGAAAATAGATATT GGCGATGTCCGTCGTATTGGGATATCGGTGATGCAAACCATAGTTGTGTTCATTGTGGAGCTATGCTTTGGTATGAGGAACGAACTATAAAAAGTTTAACTCCTCGTGTTCCAAGTTTTTCATTATGTTGTAGTGAAGGAAAGGTTTGCTTGCCATTTCTTCGACATCCTCCTCAAACATTGGGTCGTCTTCTTGATTACAATGGGGAAACACGATCTCGCGTGTTTAGAGAAAACATAAAGCTTTTAAATGCGATGTTTGCATTTACCTCAACCGGTGGGAGAATATCTACGGATTTAAATGATGGTCGTGGGCCTTATACATTTCGTTTGAATGGCCACAACCATCATAATATTGGATCATTGTTGCCTATGCATCCTGATGGACGCCCTAGATTTGCTCAATTGTACGTTTATGACACGGAAAATGAGATTGATAATCGCTTTTATGCTTTGCGAAATTGTGTGTCACCAACGTCTGATCAAGTCATCCTGCGCACATTAGTGAATGACTTGCTGTTGATGCTTGATGCGAACAATGCATTAGTGCAGGCTTTTAGGATGGCACGTGAAAGGTTTAATGACAACTCAATGCAACGTCTTACGCTTCGCTTGCTTGGTACGCGAAATAGAAGAGAAGGACAATATTCTTTGCCTACTGTTCCTGAAGTGGCTGCACTGATTCCAGGTGATGGAAATCCTACGGACTCACGTGATATTATTATTGAAGAACGTGGTAGTCGTAGTGCAAAGCGTATATCTGAATTGCACCCAAGTTTTATGGCGTTGCAGTATCCTTTGTTGTTTCCGTATGGAGAAGATGGATTCCATCTTAATATTCCTCTATGTAATATATCTCCATCAAGTAGGCGGCAATCGGTTTCATTAAGAGAATATTATTCTTACCGTTTACAACTTAGGAGGAATGAAGGTAAGACATTACCCAAATCTGGCCGTTTATTTCAGACGTATGTTGTGGACTGTTATTCAGCTATCCTTGAACATGAGATGAATTGGTATAAACAAAACCAAAACACTATTCGTTCGGATTTGTATAATGGTTTATGTGATCGTATCGCTGATGGTGAAACAAGTTGTGAAGCAGTTGGTCGACGTGTTATCCTGCCAGCTACATTTGCCGGTGGGCCAAGACATATGATTCAACAGTATCAGGATGCAATGGCTATTTGTCGTTGGGCTGGGGCTCCGGACCTTTTTATTACTATGACATGCAATTCAAAATGGCCGGAAATTACCCGACACATTCAAGCAACAACCCCTGGTATGAGTGCGTCCGACCGCCCTGACATTGTTGCCCGTGTTTTCAAAATTAAACTTGATGAACTTATCAAAGACATAAGGAAAAGGAATATTTTTGGACACACGAAAGCAG TTATCTATACAATCGAGTTTCAGAAACGAGGACTTCCACACTCTCATATTCTGCTTTTTTTACAACCTGAAGATAAGATAAATACGGTTGACAATATCGATAAATATATATCTGCGGAGCTTCCTTCGGAGGTGGAAGACCCTATAGCTTTCGCTATTGTTCGTTCACAAATGATgcatggtccatgtggtttgctcAACCCTTCAAGCCCTTGTATGCATAATGGTGTATGTAGTAAAGGGTACCCAAAGAATTATTGTGAGGAGACATTCATCCGAAATGATGGTTGGCCGTGTTATAAGAGGCCCAATAATTCAAGAGTTGTTAAAGTTGGTTCTCAAGATATTAAGCTTGATAATCGGTATGTTGTTCCGTATAACCGTGAATTGTTGGTGAAATATGGTTGTCACATTAATGTGGAGTGGTGCAACCAAGGGATGTTAGTCAAGTATCTTTTTACTTATATAAACAAAGGTCCAGATCGTGCAACTGTGGTTTTGGAAGGTGCTCAAAATAGGACAACGTTTGCGTCCTTATTACATAATGAAAATGAAATTGAGGAATATTTAAATTGTCGGTATATATCTTCTATTGAGGCATGTTGGAagatttttgaatttgaaatgaAGTACCGTGATGTTGCTGTTGAGCGTTACCTTTTCATGAGGAAGGGTGTAATAGAGTGTATTTTCATGATAATGATGAGGTTGAGGAAGTTGCCCAACGTGCTACGGCTAGCATGTCAAAATTTACTGAATGGTTTCGTGCAAATGAAAGGTTTCCGCATGGTCGTTCTTTGA
- the LOC118481828 gene encoding ATP-dependent DNA helicase pif1-like, with amino-acid sequence MGEKYYLRMLLNVQRGPLSFKDIRTVDGVEHPTYMSACNALGLLGDDVEWVDSIREASQWQLGNQLRDLFVCILLFCTVSNQRRLFFDCLPYLSDDIAYNRRTMLQNDDVVFTDEEILNYTLIEIERVLIGHGKSLLDFPNLPQIDRQLVDTMENRLIMAERTFNIEEEMTLFHDLFRGLNVEQREVFDYVCDCVDRRTGGAVFVFGSGGTGKTYLWKTLISCFRSRGQIVLSVASSGIASLLLPGGRTAHSRFKIPFELDKDSCCSIDVGTDLAGLINDAALIIWDEAPLQHRYAFEAVDRTFRDICRNNIPGADRRVFGGKCVALGGDFRQILPVIPLAPRSEIVASVVNKSSTIWGSCKVFSLTINMRLNSSSVNDDVVIQHRDFNKWILDMGSGRLPAISLDGEDERTWINIPRDLLIPVSDNPIESVVSDTFPNIEERFTDVSYLQERCILSSTNNEVDTINLHVLDKLPGDNHELFSLDSICASTNNIEEMQAMYPTEFLNTLHFSGLPNHILKLKVGAPIILLRNLNLKKGLCNGTRLVVTQISRRVIEGVIITGTHVGERAFISRIDMTPTSTCWPFHFKRRQFPVKLCFAMTINKSQGQTFKHVCGYLVKPVFSHGQLYVIASRVTSRSGLRFYVDNDGKCSNELTRNVVYKEVFYNLPLMSSDALV; translated from the coding sequence ATGGGTGAAAAGTATTACCTCCGTATGTTATTAAATGTTCAACGTGGGCCATTAAGCTTTAAAGACATTCGTACGGTTGATGGTGTTGAGCATCCAACTTATATGTCTGCTTGCAATGCGTTGGGTTTGTTAGGAGATGATGTTGAGTGGGTAGATTCAATACGTGAAGCTTCTCAATGGCAGTTGGGGAATCAACTTCGTGATTTATTTGTTTGCATTCTATTGTTTTGTACGGTTAGCAATCAACGGCGGTTATTTTTTGATTGTCTACCTTACTTATCAGATGATATTGCTTACAATCGACGCACAATGCTGCAGAATGATGATGTGGTATTCACAGATGAAGAGATTCTCAATTATACATTGATTGAGATTGAAAGAGTTTTAATTGGTCAtggtaaaagtttattagatttTCCTAATTTGCCTCAAATTGATCGTCAATTGGTTGATACTATGGAAAATCGGTTGATTATGGCTGAGCGCACCTTCAATATTGAAGAAGAAATGACGCTTTTTCATGATTTATTTCGTGGATTGAATGTTGAACAAAGGGAGGTGTTTGATTATGTATGTGATTGTGTTGATAGACGGACGGGTGGTGCTGTTTTTGTTTTTGGTAGTGGAGGGACGGGAAAAACGTATTTATGGAAGACTCTCATTTCCTGTTTTCGTTCACGTGGCCAAATCGTCTTGTCTGTTGCTTCTTCTGGGATTGCCTCTCTTCTACTACCTGGTGGTCGTACAGCGCATTCGCGTTTTAAGATTCCCTTTGAACTTGATAAGGATTCTTGCTGCTCGATTGATGTTGGGACGGATCTTGCTGGGCTGATTAATGATGCCGCGCTTATAATATGGGATGAGGCACCGTTGCAACATCGTTATGCATTTGAAGCGGTTGACCGTACTTTTAGAGATATTTGTCGAAATAATATACCTGGTGCAGACCGTCGAGTATTTGGAGGGAAATGTGTCGCTCTTGGAGGAGACTTTCGGCAAATTCTTCCTGTTATTCCGCTTGCTCCGCGTAGTGAGATTGTTGCTTCGGTTGTGAATAAGTCATCGACTATATGGGGTTCGTGTAAGGTGTTTTCTTTAACGATTAATATGCGGTTGAATAGTTCAAGTGTTAATGACGATGTTGTAATACAACATCGAGATTTCAATAAGTGGATTTTAGATATGGGGTCTGGTCGTCTTCCTGCAATTTCGCTAGACGGGGAAGATGAGAGAACTTGGATTAATATACCTCGCGATCTATTGATTCCTGTTTCAGATAATCCTATTGAATCAGTTGTTTCAGATACATTTCCTAATATAGAAGAACGATTCACTGATGTTTCTTACCTACAGGAGCGCTGTATTTTATCATCGACTAACAATGAGGTTGATACGATTAATCTACATGTTCTTGATAAGTTGCCAGGTGACAATCATGAGTTATTTAGTCTCGATTCCATTTGTGCAAGTACAAATAATATTGAAGAAATGCAGGCTATGTATCCTACGGAGTTTCTTAATACTTTACATTTTTCTGGCTTACCGAATCAcatattaaagttaaaggttggGGCACCGATCATACTGCTACGTAACTTGAATCTCAAGAAAGGATTGTGTAATGGGACCCGTTTAGTGGTTACTCAAATAAGTCGTCGTGTTATTGAGGGCGTTATTATTACGGGTACGCATGTTGGAGAAAGAGCTTTTATTTCAAGAATCGATATGACTCCAACTTCTACATGTTGGCCTTTCCACTTTAAGAGAAGACAGTTTCCCGTGAAACTATGTTTTGCTATGACAATTAATAAAAGTCAGGGCCAAACATTTAAACATGTTTGTGGTTACTTGGTAAAGCCTGTTTTTTCACATGGTCAACTTTATGTGATTGCCTCCCGTGTTACATCTCGATCTGGTCTACgattttatgttgataatgatgGCAAGTGTTCTAACGAATTAACAAGAAATGTTGTTTATAAGGAAGTTTTTTATAACTTACCTTTGATGTCAAGTGATGCATTGGTCTGA